Genomic segment of Salvia hispanica cultivar TCC Black 2014 chromosome 2, UniMelb_Shisp_WGS_1.0, whole genome shotgun sequence:
GACCTGCTTACCCTTATCCTGTCCATCTTGTTCATGATGATTGCCTTCAGTTCGACGTTGTATCTAGTCTTTAGGCAGAAGAATTTATGACTATGCTTCtaacctaaaaaaaaaacacatatgACATAATGCGTTAGCTATATTTCGGtctacttttaatttttttttttttttgatttaagTGTATTAcgaatgataaatttaatataaatatcatgCTTGCTGTGAATTATATGTCGAGATCTCCAGCAAAGACTAACAAAGTGAGCTTCTTCTAGGATCTCTGTTTACATTAGCCAACAACAAAATTGTTTTAGTTCTGTCCTTCTTTAATACTCCAATATTGCCAATTTCAATCCTCACGCCCTTCTCCTATCTTTCTCAGAATCTCTAGCTCTTCCTCCTTTCCCTTCAATGCCGATTTCTCGGTGAGCATCTCATGCACAGTATAATATAGGAATCTATAGACCTTGAATTCACTCGACATCAATACATAATAGTTTTgaatatatttctttatttagtAATAATTGTTTGGAAGCATGCACAAAGGAAATagaaaaggagagagagaaaaaaggagTAGTGCacaaaaaatatccaaaaacaaattgtaataaatttaattaaatagcaCAAAAAATGggaattggaaaataaaataaatggtaaaaaggataaaaattgaaaaaaaagtgataaatGATCAAAAGCAGGCGAGTTGAGTAAAGAAGCGCGGTATCAACCATGCGGCCATGTGCTTGTAGCTTTGTTGAGTCATGTGGATGCCGTCCCAACTTATATGTCGATCAACATCTTCACATACACTAACATTAGCTCCTCCACACATTCTACCCAAATTGAAGTTGTATTTCCCTCCTATTCCGCAGCAGGCCCGCTCTACCTCATATCCACTATCTATTCCCGTTTGGAGGAGATCTAGGTAAGCATTGTAATAGTCGCCGTAGACTATGACAGTATTGGGATTCTCTAGTTTGAGTTTGAGGATGGCTTCTTGCAGAAGCTCGTTGTGGTACTTCGCAAATTCATTCAACTCTGTCACGCAACTTTGGTTGTTAAGGGGTGCGCCTTGGAATGCTGTTTTGTATATCGGAAGGCAACCTATCGGAAAGTTTCCGGGAACAACCAATCTTCTTGCACCCATCTCTACGGCTCTCTGCAACATTAATCATATTCATAACTTTCAATACCATAACTAAATAGCAAATTAAAGCGTAACTTTTCTActttaattgattaaaatattgattaaatttgtttgtattttttacaatatatattcaatGATTTTCGATCGTCATATAGAACAATGTAAATTTTTGGACAAGAAATATTAATCAGGAATTGTAAAAGGTAGAAAAgtgatgatttaatttgatatttttgtaaaatgacAAGTTTCTCTAATTGATTCATGGCAATATATCAACTCACCTTAGTTCCATTAATCACGGCTTCAACCACTTGAGGAACCATGCTTTTCAATTCCTCCATTTGTTTCCTTTGAAAAATGGCATAGTTGTAATCGTTCCCACCAGTTTCTCCCACCATGAACAAAGCACTTCGGAATTTCTTGAAACGATCTATATATACTCACCAAaccaaatactccatattaattattctacctcatatatatagagtagATAGTAAAACAAAGGGTATATATGATTTACCTATCTCATCAAGGCTGATGGAATTGAAGTAGGAGTCCATCCAATCCAATTGAACGCCAAGAGAACTATTTGTCACCGGATTCGTTACGTTGTGAGCAGCCAACGCCTCAGACGACAACGCGGTTGAACCAGCCACCGCAAAGTTGACTCCATTCCCGAACCAAGTCCCCTTGTGTTTATACGGTGGGAGCAAAGGAAGCCCATCGGACATTGCTGTTCATCGTATATTAACAATTGtgattgtaattaaattaaaaataactataataattaaccaaaacaaattaatattaatcttACCAATATAGTCTATCATTAAAAGGCCATTGGAGCAACGCCCTGTAGCTTCCTCAAAGAACGTTTGGCCGTACGGCAGCCTCGCGAAGTTTGTGGAGACCCCGATTGGGTACtctttgatcaaatttcctACATCACTCATTGAATCTCCAAGTTGATAGATTTCATTGAAGTGGCAATACTCCAAAACATTAGGAACAACGCcaacacaaaaaatcaaaccaagaacaaccaatattattttaaacgTCATCGACAAAAACCTAAATCTTAACTCATAACTCACAACAAAAGACAAACACTAgctaatatatataagatgCTCTAAACTCACAACAAAAGACAAACACCAATGACGAATATAGCTAGTATATATAAGATGCTCATCCAATTCGACTCTTGAAAGGATTAGCAATTGATATACttggattttttaaattatgctACTAAGtatatactaattttatgttgaAGATAATTAATcgtgtatattaatattatttttatgcgTATTACAAGGGATTACGTCTAAAGGAGTACATGTAAAAGTAAAGTAATTAggaaaataaacatattagtagtattatatttatttaattttagtattttgttttaaaacaAGGTTAATTACTTGTTAGATGTTactaaatctatttttttttgtcaaggatgaatttaattagaataaacaTATTTGGTACTCCGTCAAACCGTCAAATAGGACTCGAATTGAactataattctattttaacactaatttaaatactagttAAAGCATATCTCTAATAAACTAGTAGATTATATTTCTaacaacaaatcaaacaaCTAAACCAATGATAAAAATACCGGGGAGAACAAAGCAATCGAAAGAAAAACAGAATATATGGAAGATCCTTATGAGAAAATCTCTCAACAAAAGCAGCCTATTCCACCTAAGCCTCATCATATAAAATGGAAAGgtataatttcaataaatgataaataagttttaattaacatcttatttaCATATGTTTTGATCTTGTTCATGTAGGTTTTGATTCAGTTTTACAACCAAGCGGGAACAAGTGTTTCTTGTGCAAACTGGATGTTGTATACACGCCTGCAGGAGGAACGATGTACGAGCGCCCAAATCTGCCGGCTGTTGCTGTTCTTCCATGCGGCCATATATTTCATGACCATTGCTTGCAACAAATCACGCCGCACCAAGCAGTGGTGGATCCATGATTTTTGATTTAGGGGGTGCGACTTTTACATTGATTCAGTcgatcatttttcttttgttttattaattatgaagatcttatattaatgttttattaaattatgaatatcttatatatgtacatatataataacaacaaaataaatagacACATAatacaaagaagaaaaaacaaaatcaagcaaCATACTgcacatatataaaattaataaagaataaaaaaactaaatcacCAAAGCAGCTAGAAGAAATACCGCagtaactaaaattaataaagaataaaatactaaaaaactAAAGGAGCAAACTAGGTTTCGATCTCTTGTCACTGATAATGGATAAAAGCCGCGTTCTACCACTAGGCTAGAGCAATATTATTGTCAAAAGTCAAGCAATCTATAATAAAGAGATGAAAATTTGGGGTACAGTTGTACCCCTTGTTCTACACTGGATCCGCCTGTGGCCGCAAGACTCCAAAATTCCTCCTTGCATTCCTTGTGCCCTTGGTGAAACttgatgcaattttattttgaggcaaaattcaaattcttaaaatccatgtcaGATCAAAGTGGGATAATATTTGaaggacggaggtagtaattctttttccttttatttcctttaataagttttattttttccataaatgtTGGATTTCCATGAGTTTTAAGGTTTCTTAAGTCCCATTATATccttgtgaatattttgatacTCGTGAAAAAAGGAGAAAGTTTAAGAGTCTATACGATTATCTTTTGATAGTATTAGATTTCTATTTGATAATTGATTTGaagatcaaattttgatatgtttgACTTCACTTTCCGTTCATTGACTAATTGTTATTTCCTCCTTAGcttacattaatataaatcataactcaacaaaagaaattatttactCTGGTATGAGTCTTATATTGTTTCGCAGCcatcaaaaaaagaaattatttactCTTGTATGAGTATTATATTGTTTCGCAGCCTAAAACATGACGTCGTTTTAGTTAATGTTTAATAATGACAACATATTTTAGATTGCAcatttgataattaaaaatgttttctaataagaatagtagtaataataaaatatgtaatcatataataaaaatttattcttcaaatttatgtCAAATAAGAGactaaaatatatatgtatgtatgggTTCATGTTAAAATGCATATAGTATTCAATCCACAACTAAGACCAATCCTACACCATTAGATCTTAAAAttagtggatgagattaaagctcacggaattcaataaatagtagataaaatatcaacaaaagggtaaaatAGTCAATCTattataacataataatttttatagatttttttatatcaagatagtgtattacaaatatcaacccAGTGACATGACATGAGAATCTCAACACAAGTaccagaaaatatcaacatagtttCATTGATATTGTACATGCATtgtattgagattatttaatGCCTTTACTGATATAAAATCTGCTTATCAACATATccgaaaactgaaataaaaattataaatttcaatcaTCCGATCATCgttggaacatatgcaattgagatctcgttagaatccttataaaattatctttaatttgatatatttttcaaaattttttttttaatcgagagtgttacgtaaatttaaaattttaagatgattttgttaagagagaaagaaagtgGTTAATTTTAACTACCATATATAAGAATTGACATAACTCTTTAagtttatttgataatttttttaatttaaaatataatctacgtggtattatttcaaccactagatctccTAATCTAGTGgctaaaatttagttttaatttgggattggtaattagttagtaATTGATCATAAccatgtatgtatatatttgcAGAGTCCATAATTACACTGGGTGCGGTGTTTTAATTCCCAAACTGAGTTAGGATATCTTcgaaaagtaattaaatttccaAAACAAACTCGCCTTCTTTCCAACCAGATAGCGTCACTCACACCCATGGATTGGGCTCGCCGCTAGTGGAATGATTGGCTCGAAGCGGTATTCTTTGTGCATTTGGAGGCCAAGCTCGTGTTCAACTCAACGCCACCCGCCCACTTGTCGACGTAACGAACCTTTTCCCATGTCAAGACAAACATGAAAGGCTTGCTGTTGTCTTCTTGGTAGTCTGAGACATACTTGGGACATTGTGTTCAGATAATCGATTGCAACAGTAGTTTGAGATTGAGCCCAGAACTTCTTGTAGGTCCGTACAGAAGTTCCAATGGGCCAAGCCAGATTATATGTCTCAGCCACCTTCTCCCAAAAGGtctttgtcttttgttaatttCTAACGACATGATCTTTCAAAGTGTCAATCcacaattcaaataatttcttttgttgtttgttgccataaaaaagaggaaatgactcaactataatgGGAAGgtccaaaaaggaatacgactcaaccgTAGTAGGAAGGAAAGAATAATAATGTGTTAAGGATGGTATGCTGAAAATCATGTTTCAGAGCAATTGGCCCGattagaaatgtttttatatagTAAACTCTACAATTCACTTTTACCCAAGGCAAGAAGAAATAACCTTATCATTGTTATTTGCTTAAGCATTTAAAAGATATTTGATATGCATTTAAATACATGAAAAACAATTATGTTAATTCTTTTGTATAGTAGACTAGTTGTGGACAATGTTCACAAGACAGTCAGTCAGTTCTTTTTAGAAGAGAAGTTGAACTTCACAACCTGAATAGGCTTATTGTGGAAAGTTGCAGTGTCCGTCTGCAAGTTTTCTCACCTTTagtaagagcactcccaatgcagGCGGCGTTAAAACCGGCGTTTTATCGCCGTGTATCGCCGAAAATTCGCCGGCAATGGGGAGAATTCGGCGTTTTTCCGGCGTTAATTCTACCGAATTAACGCCGGTTCCCGAAAAAACGCCGTTTTATCGCCGAGTGAACGCCGGCCACTGTAGGCGCGTTCGGCGTATTTtcggcgttttttttttttttttttttttttttttttttaatacccaacggctatttttactcccctatatataattcctcctcctccattcatcacacacaatcttcattttctcaatcttctatattcaatcttcaaaattatgagttcAAATAGGAAAAATTCCCGAAAaggtattatatttttctcgtTGTTACCCAACGGCTATTTTTAAATCCCCTATATAtaattcctcctcctccattcatcacacacaatcttcattttctcaatcttctatattcaatcttcaaaattatgagttcAAATAGGAAAAATTCCCGAAAaggtattatatttttctcgttgtattatattttccaatgactaatacaacgatgaattgttcattataaaaatctatttattaaacacatttgtagggaaaattaaacaatattaaaaatgat
This window contains:
- the LOC125203656 gene encoding acetylajmalan esterase-like, producing the protein MTFKIILVVLGLIFCVGVVPNVLEYCHFNEIYQLGDSMSDVGNLIKEYPIGVSTNFARLPYGQTFFEEATGRCSNGLLMIDYIAMSDGLPLLPPYKHKGTWFGNGVNFAVAGSTALSSEALAAHNVTNPVTNSSLGVQLDWMDSYFNSISLDEIDRFKKFRSALFMVGETGGNDYNYAIFQRKQMEELKSMVPQVVEAVINGTKRAVEMGARRLVVPGNFPIGCLPIYKTAFQGAPLNNQSCVTELNEFAKYHNELLQEAILKLKLENPNTVIVYGDYYNAYLDLLQTGIDSGYEVERACCGIGGKYNFNLGRMCGGANVSVCEDVDRHISWDGIHMTQQSYKHMAAWLIPRFFTQLACF